Proteins encoded by one window of Halobaculum halobium:
- a CDS encoding VOC family protein codes for MPTRSLPTGTRLGRVTLTVSDLDAVIPFYRDVVGLTVRERRDGRAVLGVAGGDDVPEDTSSADDLLALNEDADAGPRPSDAAGLFHTAFLFPSRAALGDALARTRDAGARLTGASDHRVSEALYLRDPEGNGVELYRDRPRSEWPEEDGEVQMDTLPLDVDALLADRAGDADEAGEAASAGITIGHVHLEVTDLEAAESFYVDALGFDVRQRMGTDALFVAAGGYHHHVGLNTWNRRRAAVAGTGLAEVEVLLPDDAALAAVRERLTAAAVDVSSDGDGLVALDADGIRVRLSTR; via the coding sequence ATGCCAACGCGCTCGCTGCCCACGGGAACGCGACTCGGTCGCGTCACGCTCACCGTCTCCGATCTCGACGCCGTGATCCCGTTTTACCGCGACGTCGTCGGCCTCACCGTCCGCGAACGCCGGGACGGGCGCGCGGTCCTCGGCGTCGCAGGCGGTGACGACGTCCCCGAGGACACGTCCTCGGCCGACGATCTTCTCGCTCTCAACGAGGACGCCGACGCCGGCCCCCGGCCATCCGACGCAGCCGGCCTGTTTCACACCGCGTTCCTGTTCCCCTCGCGGGCGGCGCTTGGCGACGCCCTCGCCAGGACCCGCGACGCTGGCGCGCGGCTCACCGGGGCCTCAGACCACCGCGTCAGCGAGGCGCTGTATCTCAGAGACCCCGAAGGAAACGGCGTCGAGTTGTACCGCGATCGCCCGCGATCAGAGTGGCCCGAGGAAGACGGCGAGGTACAGATGGACACCCTCCCGCTCGACGTCGACGCCCTGTTGGCCGACCGAGCCGGCGACGCAGATGAGGCGGGGGAGGCGGCGTCCGCGGGAATCACGATCGGCCACGTCCACCTCGAGGTGACCGATCTCGAGGCCGCCGAGTCGTTCTACGTCGACGCGCTCGGATTCGACGTTCGCCAGCGCATGGGAACGGACGCGCTGTTCGTCGCCGCCGGTGGCTACCACCACCACGTCGGGCTCAACACCTGGAACCGTCGCCGTGCCGCGGTGGCTGGCACCGGGCTCGCGGAGGTCGAGGTACTCCTCCCCGATGACGCCGCGCTGGCGGCGGTTCGCGAGCGGCTCACCGCCGCCGCCGTCGACGTGTCGTCGGACGGCGACGGACTCGTCGCGCTCGACGCGGACGGCATCCGCGTTCGTCTCTCGACCAGATGA
- the metG gene encoding methionine--tRNA ligase has translation MSSKDTHTRDPFPADAPAVVTCGLPYANGDLHIGHLRTYVGGDVYARALESLGQQTAFVCGSDMHGTPVAVNAEQEGTSPEEFALAWHEQYEETFPRFDVDFDNYGHTHDATNTETTQEFVRTLEENGHVYEKEIKVAYDPEADQSLPDRYVEGTCPYCGELARGDECDEGCGRHLEPGEIEDPRSTVTGNPAEYRDQTHKFFRVSEFEAYLSGFLDRLEGTANARNQPRGWLEDGLRDWCITRDMDWGIDYPEIEGEDPTDLVLYVWVDAPIEYVSSTKQYTERVGADEYDWERAWQDDGEIVHVIGRDIIQHHTVFWPAMLRGVDYAEPRSVMASGFMTLDGAGFSTSRNRAVWAREYLDEGFHPDLLRYYLATNGGFQQDVDFSWEKFRDRVNNELVGTVGNFLYRSLLFAHRNFEGTPEAEVSDEVEARIAEAIDDLEAGVNDYSVRAVGSATVDLARFGNEYIQREEPWNLVGEDDEAAAQVIRDCVQIAKAVAVLFEPIAPGTSEKLWDQLAEEGSVHDVTTDAALEAPPADFGAPDELYEKIEAERVEELNEKLESRVAEAAAEAGADAETENDESEGDAQSAMSDIEPVADDRISFDEFQDLDLRVGEIVDAEGIDGADELVRLTVDIGVEERQIVAGLKQLHDVSSLPGTRVVIVANLEKAELFGVESNGMVLAAGEDADLLTTHGDAPLGTKIR, from the coding sequence ATGAGCAGCAAGGACACCCACACGCGCGATCCGTTCCCCGCGGACGCGCCGGCGGTGGTCACCTGCGGGTTGCCGTACGCCAACGGCGACCTCCACATCGGCCACCTCCGGACGTACGTCGGCGGCGACGTGTACGCGCGAGCGCTGGAATCGCTCGGCCAACAGACCGCGTTCGTCTGCGGGTCGGACATGCACGGCACCCCCGTGGCGGTCAACGCCGAGCAGGAGGGCACGTCGCCCGAAGAGTTCGCGCTCGCGTGGCACGAGCAGTACGAGGAGACGTTCCCGCGGTTCGACGTCGACTTCGACAACTACGGCCACACCCACGACGCGACGAACACCGAAACGACCCAGGAGTTCGTTCGTACGCTGGAGGAGAACGGTCACGTCTACGAGAAGGAGATCAAAGTCGCGTACGACCCCGAGGCCGACCAGTCGCTGCCGGACCGGTACGTCGAGGGAACCTGCCCGTACTGCGGGGAACTGGCCCGCGGCGACGAGTGCGACGAGGGCTGCGGGCGCCACCTCGAGCCCGGTGAGATCGAAGATCCGCGCTCGACAGTCACCGGAAACCCCGCGGAGTACCGCGATCAGACGCACAAGTTCTTCCGCGTCTCCGAGTTCGAAGCGTACCTCTCGGGCTTCCTCGACCGTCTGGAGGGGACCGCGAACGCCCGGAATCAGCCGCGCGGGTGGCTCGAAGACGGCCTGCGCGACTGGTGTATCACCCGCGACATGGACTGGGGGATCGACTACCCCGAGATCGAGGGCGAGGACCCGACGGACCTCGTGTTGTACGTCTGGGTCGACGCGCCCATCGAGTACGTCTCCTCGACGAAACAGTACACCGAGCGCGTCGGCGCCGACGAGTACGACTGGGAGCGCGCGTGGCAAGACGACGGGGAGATCGTCCACGTCATCGGTCGCGACATCATCCAGCACCACACCGTCTTCTGGCCGGCGATGTTGCGCGGCGTCGACTACGCCGAGCCCCGCTCCGTGATGGCGAGCGGGTTCATGACCCTCGACGGCGCCGGCTTCTCCACCTCTCGAAACCGGGCGGTGTGGGCCCGCGAGTACCTCGACGAGGGGTTCCACCCGGACCTCCTGCGCTACTACCTCGCCACCAACGGCGGGTTCCAGCAGGACGTTGACTTCTCGTGGGAGAAGTTCCGCGACCGCGTCAACAACGAACTCGTCGGGACGGTCGGCAACTTCCTGTACCGCTCGCTGCTGTTCGCTCACCGCAACTTCGAGGGGACGCCCGAGGCCGAGGTGAGCGACGAGGTCGAGGCACGCATCGCGGAGGCGATCGACGACCTCGAAGCCGGTGTCAACGACTACTCGGTCCGCGCCGTCGGCAGCGCCACGGTCGACCTCGCTCGCTTCGGCAACGAGTACATCCAGCGCGAGGAACCGTGGAACCTCGTCGGCGAGGACGACGAGGCGGCCGCGCAGGTCATCCGCGACTGCGTCCAGATCGCGAAGGCCGTCGCCGTCCTCTTCGAGCCGATCGCCCCCGGCACGAGCGAGAAGCTGTGGGACCAACTCGCTGAGGAGGGCTCCGTCCACGACGTGACGACGGACGCCGCACTGGAGGCGCCCCCCGCGGACTTCGGCGCGCCCGACGAACTCTACGAGAAGATCGAGGCCGAACGCGTGGAGGAACTCAACGAGAAGCTCGAGTCCCGCGTCGCCGAGGCGGCCGCCGAAGCGGGCGCGGACGCCGAAACCGAAAACGACGAGTCCGAGGGGGACGCCCAGTCGGCCATGAGCGACATCGAACCCGTCGCCGACGACCGCATCAGCTTCGACGAGTTTCAGGACCTCGATCTCCGGGTCGGCGAGATCGTCGATGCCGAGGGAATCGACGGGGCGGACGAACTGGTCAGGCTCACGGTCGACATCGGCGTCGAGGAACGCCAGATCGTCGCCGGACTGAAACAGCTCCACGACGTTTCGTCGCTCCCGGGCACCCGGGTTGTCATCGTCGCGAACCTGGAAAAGGCGGAGCTGTTCGGCGTCGAGTCGAACGGCATGGTGCTCGCGGCGGGCGAGGACGCCGATCTGCTGACGACCCACGGCGACGCGCCGCTCGGGACGAAGATCCGGTGA